In Ammospiza caudacuta isolate bAmmCau1 chromosome 30, bAmmCau1.pri, whole genome shotgun sequence, one DNA window encodes the following:
- the LOC131569555 gene encoding lysosomal acid glucosylceramidase-like codes for MGAVGALCWRLLAVLLAVHRAAGARPCSPKYFGRDAMVCVCNATYCDTLDPLVLPAHGYYVKYESSKAGKRLERSEGKFLHKLCAPDVVLRLDMTQRFQRVKGFGGSITDAAAINILSLPERAQDHLLRSYFSEEGLEYNLIRLPMASCDFSLHAYTYDDVPYDYELTHFALRDEDTKLKIPLLHRASAMSKRPLSLYASPWTSPTWLKTSESYVGKGTLKGQAGDKYHKTWANYFVRFLDEYAKHNVTFWAVTAENEPTAGLINNYPFQCLGFTAEQQRDFIARDLGPALANSSHRHVQLIILDDNRLHLPHWARVVLEDEQAARYVHGIGIHWYLDFIGPIQDTVLPTHELFPDYFILATEACIGAHFWERDVILGCWERGNQYSHSILTNLNHFVAGWTDWNLALDLEGGPNWVKNYVDSPIIVDSSEGIFYKQPMFYHMGHFSKFIPEGSQRVGLVASRESKKTALEYTAFLRPDGAVVVVVLNRSPQDITFGLADTVGLLAAVAPANSIQTYVWQRQ; via the exons aTGGGGGCGGTCGGTGCCCTGTGCTGGCGGCTGCTGGCGGTGCTGCTGGCCGTGCACCGGGCCGCAG GCGcccggccctgcagccccaagTACTTCGGCCGTGATGCCATGGTCTGCGTTTGCAATGCCACCTACTGTGACACGCTGGACCCCCTGGTCCTGCCAGCCCACGGTTACTACGTCAAATACGAGAGCAGCAAGGCTGGCAAGCGGCTGGAGCGGAGCGAGGGGAAATTCCTGCACAAACTCTGCGCCCCAG atgtCGTCCTCAGGCTGGACATGACGCAGCGCTTCCAGAGGGTGAAGGGTTTTGGTGGCTCCATCACCGACGCGGCCGCCATCAACATCTTATCCCTGCCGGAGAGAGCCCAGGATCACCTGCTGCGCTCCTACTTCTCTGAGGAGG ggctggagtaCAACCTCATCCGGCTCCCCATGGCCAGCTGTGACTTCTCCCTCCATGCCTACACCTACGATGACGTCCCCTACGACTACGAGCTCACCCATTTTGCCCTGCGGGACGAGGACACCAAGCTGAAG atCCCCCTCCTTCACCGAGCCTCGGCCATGAGCAAGCGGCCGCTGTCGCTGTACGCCAGCCCCTGGACCTCCCCCACATGGCTGAAGACCAGCGAGTCCTACGTGGGGAAGGGGACACTgaaggggcaggcaggggacaAGTACCACAAGACCTGGGCCAACTACTTTGTAcg GTTCCTGGATGAATATGCCAAGCACAATGTGACATTCTGGGCAGTGACAGCAGAGAACGAGCCCACGGCCGGGCTGATCAACAACtaccccttccagtgcctgggtttcacagctgagcagcagagggaCTTCATTGCCCGGGACCTGGGCCCAGCACTGGCCAACAGCTCCCACCGCCACGTCCAGCTCATCATCCTGGACGACAACCGGCTCCACCTCCCGCACTGGGCCAGAGTG GTCCTGGAGGATGAGCAGGCAGCTCGCTATGTCCACGGCATCGGCATCCACTGGTACCTGGACTTCATTGGCCCCATACAGGACACAGTGCTGCCCACTCATGAGCTCTTCCCTGACTACTTTATCCTGGCCACGGAGGCGTGCATCGGGGCCCATTTCTGGGAGCGGGATGTGATTCTGGGCTGCTGGGAGCGGGGGAACCAGTACAGCCACAGCATCCTGACG AATCTGAACCACTTTGTGGCTGGCTGGACTGACTGGAATCTGGCCCTGGATCTGGAGGGGGGCCCTAACTGGGTCAAGAACTATGTGGACAGCCCCATCATCGTGGACAGCAGTGAAGGCATCTTCTACAAACAGCCCATGTTCTACCACATGGGGCACTTCAG TAAATTCATCCCCGAGGGCTCCCAGCGCGTGGGGCTCGTCGCCTCCAGAGAGTCCAAGAAGACAGCGCTGGAGTACACGGCTTTCCTGCGCCCCGACGGGGCTGTGGTTGTGGTGGTTCTGAACCG GTCCCCGCAGGACATCACCTTTGGGCTGGCGGACACCGTGGGCCTCCTGGCGGCCGTGGCTCCGGCCAACTCCATCCAGACCTACGTGTGGCAGCGGCAGTGA
- the ENTREP3 gene encoding protein ENTREP3 has product MPSPSDSSRSLTGRSSRNLTHLRLQRAWLQVLLVLGLVQAVLGVLIVTFSLVAATITPSTKIRHSCPSWAGFSLALSGLVGIVSWKRPLTLVIAFFTLLSVLGVMLSLAGSILSCQNAQLVKTLEACERERDTCVCCQARSEPPPAPCSQQSEQLTMFPNANCRSIRVALKDLLFSVCGLTIFSTIICMLSAVVCCIQIFSLDIVHVLVPQRSSSVTLECTSPPDTFLQSMMDFEEFVPPVPPPPYYPPEYTCSSETDAQSITYNGSMDSPVPLYPTDFPPSYETVMGLRGDSQATLFDSQLTEGSHACTCDRVPSIVLSGEVSMDSGSLIMSEIMDIPGDSSPSEDSCLLELQGSMRSVDYVLFRSIQRSRADYCLSVDCVQCSHHARSPTLALQGPFEEMPQPRVRGERSYSCSTAEPGPDGGGVLVGGAVTHSCNRLVGPVRCAGPCFPEVRLKDKGSSLQGRGGGRHTDTATARRPRRNSETSCPSSPAPGMAPRPLLRSHSDPGVPMAGRAADFREVLYTKALEDTVSDSSADTGLCSEACLLHRSHCDSPPLLRAGSVGKNKLPPSKKVPQQLSKTATRSLGDLKGYRGTRGLVARFLQRPKRSVEVSGHSFHGHKQVPWSAWPGAERPHEGIHLQSCGDLSSTSSLRRLLSSRRLERGRPRSLSGACKESAL; this is encoded by the exons ATGCCCTCCCCCAGCGACTCGAGCCGCTCGCTGACCGGCCGCAGCTCCCGCAACCTCACCCACCTCCGCCTCCAGCGCGCCTGGCTGCAGGTCCTGCTCGTCCTGGGGCTCGTGCAAGCCGTGCTGGGCGTCCTCATCGTCACCTTCAGCCTGGTGGCGGCCACCATCACTCCCTCCACCAAAATCCGGCACTCCTGCCCGTCCTGGGCCGGCTTCTCG CTGGCACTCTCCGGGCTGGTCGGCATCGTCTCCTGGAAGCGGCCGCTCACCCTGGTG ATCGCCTTCTTCACGCTGCTCTCGGTGCTGGGCGTCATGCTGAGCCTCGCCGGCTCCATCCTGTCGTGCCAGAACGCGCAGCTGGTGAAGACCCTGGAGGCCTGCGAGAGG GAGAGGGACACGTGTGTCTGCTGCCAGGCCCGCTCGgagcccccgcccgccccctgcagccagcagagcgAGCAGCTCACCATGTTCCCCAACGCCAACTGCCGGAGCATCCGTGTGGCGCTCAag GATCTCCTCTTCAGTGTCTGTGGCTTGACCATCTTCTCCACCATCATCTGCATGCTCTCTGCTGTCGTGTGCTGCATCCAGATCTTCTCCCTTGACATCGTCCATGTG ctggtcCCACAGCGCTCGAGCTCTGTGACATTGGAATGCACGTCCCCACCTGACACCTTCCTGCAGAGCATGATGGACTTCGAGGAGTttgtgcccccagtgccaccacccccctACTACCCACCTGAGTACACCTGCAGCTCCGAGACGGATGCACAGAG CATCACCTACAACGGCTCCATGGACAGCCCCGTGCCCCTCTACCCAACCGATTTCCCCCCATCCTATGAGACAGTGATGGGGCTGCGGGGAGACAGCCag GCCACCCTGTTCGACTCGCAGCTGACAGAGGGCTCCCACGCCTGCACCTGTGACCGCGTCCCCTCCATCGTGCTCAGCGGGGAAG TCTCCATGGACAGCGGCTCCCTGATCATGTCGGAGATCATGGACATCCCCGGGGACAGCAGCCCCTCGGAGGACTCgtgcctgctggagctgcagggctccatGCGCTCCGTGGATTACGTCCTGTTCCGCTCCATCCAGCGCAGCCGCGCCGATTACTGCCTGAGCGTGGACTGCGTGCAGTGCAGCCACCACGCCCGCAGCCCCAcgctggccctgcagggcccctTCGAGGAGATGCCCCAGCCCCGAGTGCGGGGCGAGCGCTCCTATTCGTGCTCCAccgccgagcccggccccgACGGCGGCGGCGTCCTGGTGGGGGGAGCCGTGACCCACAGCTGCAACCGGCTGGTGGGCCCCGTGCGCTGTGCCGGGCCCTGCTTCCCCGAGGTGCGCCTCAAGGACAAGGGCTCCTCGCTGCAGGGACGCGGGGGTGGCCGCCACACGGACACCGCcaccgcccgccgcccccggcgcAACAGCGAGACCTCGTGCCCTTCGTCCCCGGCCCCGGGGATGGCCCCGCGCCCGCTGCTGAGGTCGCACAGTGACCCCGGTGTCCCCATGGCCGGCCGTGCTG cagattTCAGGGAAGTACTTTATACCAAAGCACTGGAGGACACCGTGTCTGACTCCTCCGCTGATACAG ggctgtgctccgAGGCCTGCCTGCTCCACCGTTCCCACTGTGATTCCCCGCCGCTGCTCCGGGCTGGCTCCGTGGGGAAGAACAAGCTGCCACCCTCCAAGAAGGTGCCACAGCAGCTGTCCAAGACGGCCACCCGCTCCCTGGGGGACCTCAAGGGCTACCGGGGCACCCGTGGGCTGGTGGCCAGGTTCCTGCAGAGACCCAAGCGCAGCGTGGAGGTGTCTGGGCACAGCTTCCACGGGCACAAACAG gttccctggAGTGCCTGGCCGGGTGCAGAGCGGCCCCACGAAGGGatccacctgcagagctgcggGGACCTGAGCTCCACGTCGTCCCTGCGGCGGCTCCTGTCCTCGCGCCGCCTGGAGCGCGGCCGCCCGCGGAGCCTCAGCGGGGCCTGCAAGGAGAGCGCGCTCTGA
- the LOC131569556 gene encoding lysosomal acid glucosylceramidase-like, producing MRALGILGWLFLLLLPVSQVAGARPCMPKDFGHGSPVCVCDATYCDTLDPLVVPAPGSYVKYESSKAGKRLERSEGKFQSRMSTRGLLLTLNISTLYQHVKGFGGSLSDAAAMNILKLSQPAQDNLLRSYFSESGIEYNLIRVPMACSDFSVRPYSYDDVPKDYELKHFRLADEDVEMKIPLLRRALAMSKRPLLLFASPWTAPAWMKSNGDVRGKGTLKGKAGDKYHKTWANYFIKFLDEYAKRNVTFWAVTAQNEPLAGLFTPPQAPTIAFTAAQQRDFIAQDLGPALARSSHRTRLLMLDDQRIHLPHWAKVVLGNATAARYVAGLAVHWYLDAIVPPAWSLEATHKLFPDHFLLYTEACTGFFMFRFAVSLGCWERGDHYSYSILTVMNHFVSGWTDWNLALDLDGGPNWVKNFVDSPVIVDGSKDVFYKQPMFYHMGHFSKFIPEGSRRVGLHSSRRCLLCQLEHVAVLRPDGALVLVVLNRFGRDVPFGIRDPAMGFIETVAPAHSIQTYLWRQQ from the exons ATGCGGGCTCTCGGCATCCTGGgctggctgttcctgctgctgctgccggtgtCTCAGGTGGCAG GTGCCCGACCCTGCATGCCCAAGGATTTTGGGCACGGCTCGCCGGTCTGTGTCTGCGATGCCACCTACTGCGACACGCTGGACCCCCTGGTCGTGCCAGCCCCCGGCTCCTACGTCAAATACGAGAGCAGCAAGGCCGGGAAGCGGCTGGAGCGGAGCGAGGGGAAATTCCAGAGCAGAATGAGCACCCGAG ggctgctgctgacgCTCAACATCTCCACGCTGTACCAGCACGTGAAGGGCTTCGGAGGGTCCCTCTCGGATGCTGCTGCCATGAACATCCTGAAGTTGTCCCAGCCGGCCCAGGACAACCTGCTGCGCTCCTACTTCTCCGAGAGCG ggatcGAGTACAACCTCATCCGGGTGCCCATGGCGTGCAGCGACTTCTCCGTGCGCCCCTACAGCTACGATGATGTCCCCAAGGACTACGAGCTGAAGCACTTCAGGCTGGCGGACGAGGACGTGGAGATGAAG ATTCCCCTCCTGCGCCGAGCTTTGGCCATGAGCAAGCGGCCgctgctgctgtttgccagCCCCTGGACCGCCCCAGCCTGGATGAAGAGCAACGGGGACGTCCGTGGGAAGGGGACTCTGAAGGGGAAGGCCGGGGACAAGTACCACAAGACCTGGGCCAACTACTTCATCAA GTTCCTGGATGAATATGCAAAACGCAACGTGACTTTCTGGGCGGTGACGGCCCAGAACGAGCCGCTGGCGGGGCTCTTCACGCCCCCCCAGGCCCCCACCATCGCCTTCACGGCCGCTCAGCAGCGGGATTTCATCGCGCAGGACCTGGGCCCCGCGCTGGCCCGCAGTTCCCATCGCACACGGCTCCTGATGCTCGACGACCAGCGCATCCACCTGCCGCATTGGGCCAAAGTG GTGCTGGGAAATGCCACAGCTGCCCGTTACGTGGCTGGCCTGGCCGTCCACTGGTACCTGGATGCCATCGTCCCAcctgcctggagcctggagGCCACCCACAAGCTCTTCCCTGACCATTTCCTCCTCTACACTGAGGCCTGCACTGGCTTCTTCATGTTCCGCTTcgctgtgtccctgggctgctgggagagaggagaCCACTACAGCTACAGCATCCTGACG GTCATGAACCACTTTGTGTCCGGTTGGACCGACTGGAACCTGGCCCTGGACCTGGACGGAGGCCCCAACTGGGTCAAGAACTTTGTGGACAGCCCCGTCattgtggatggcagcaaggaTGTTTTCTACAAGCAGCCTATGTTCTACCACATGGGGCACTTCAG CAAGTTCATCCCCGAGGGCTCCCGGCgtgtggggctgcacagcagCCGCCgctgcctcctgtgccagctggagCACGTGGCCGTCCTGCGCCCTGACGGTGCCCTAGTCCTGGTGGTCCTCAACAG GTTTGGCCGGGATGTGCCCTTTGGAATCCGGGATCCTGCCATGGGCTTCATTGAGACTGTGGCTCCAGCTCACTCCATCCAGACCTACCTGTGGCgccagcagtga
- the SCAMP3 gene encoding secretory carrier-associated membrane protein 3: MAQRGGPAVLPDNPFQDPAALQARPGAVLDGYNPFESDAPPPPFQTPSVAPPPPVPAAAQPPRKASPTEPRNYGSYGSQASAAAATAELLKRQEELNRKAEELDRRERELQNAALGGAQTRLNNWPPLPSFCPVKPCFYQDIPVEIPADFQKTVTTMYYLWMASTIALFLNFLSSLAWFCVDPTSGSGFGLSILWALLYTPCSFVCWYRPMYKAFRSDSSFNFFVFFFVFFAQNVMYVLQAIGIPNWGFSGWILSLIALRTNKAVAVMMILVSLSFTAVAVLGIIMLKKIHSLYRRTGASFQKAQEEFAAGVFSNQAVRTAAANAAAGAATNAFRAP; the protein is encoded by the exons ATGGCCCAGCGCGGCGGCCCCGCGGTGCTCCCGGACAACCCCTTCCAGGACCCCGCGGCGCTgcaggcccggcccggcgctgTGCTGGATGGCTACAACCCCTTCGAGAGCGACGCG CCACCGCCGCCCTTCCAGACCCCTTCGGTAGCGCCGCCGCCCCCGGTACCGGCGGCCGCGCAGCCCCCGCGGAAGGCGAGTCCCACCGAGCCCCGCAACTACGGCTCCTACGGCTCGCAG GCctcggccgccgccgccacgGCGGAGCTGCTGAAGCGGCAGGAGGAGCTCAACCGGAAAGCGGAGGAGCTGGACCGGCGGGAGCGGGAGCTGCAGAACGCGGCCCTCGGCGGTGCCCAGA CGAGGCTCAACAACTGGCCCCCGCTGCCGTCCTTCTGCCCGGTGAAGCCGTGCTTCTACCAGGACATCCCCGTGGAGATCCCGGCTGACTTCCAGAAGACAGTGACAACCATGTACTACCTCTGGATGG ccAGCACCATTGCTCTGTTCCTGAACTTCCTGTCCTCGCTCGCCTGGTTCTGCGTGGATCCCACGTCCGGCTCTGGGTTTGGCCTCTCcatcctctgggctctgctctaCACGCCCTGTTCCTTTGTCTGCTGGTACCGGCCCATGTACAAAGCCTTCAG GAGCGACAGTTCCTTCAacttctttgtcttcttcttCGTCTTCTTTGCCCAGAACGTGATGTATGTGCTGCAGGCCATCGGCATCCCAAACTGGGGATTCAG TGGCTGGATCCTGAGCCTGATAGCACTGCGGACTAACAAGGCCGTGGCAGTGATGATGATCCTGGTGTCTTTGTCCTTCACGGccgtggctgtgctgggcatcaTCATGCTGAAAAAG atCCACTCCCTGTACCGCCGCACGGGTGCCAGCTTCCAGAAGGCGCAGGAGGAGTTTGCCGCCGGCGTTTTCTCCAACCAGGCCGTGCGCACGGCCGCGGCCAATGCCGCCGCGGGCGCGGCCACCAACGCCTTCCGTGCCCCGTAG